The following coding sequences lie in one Arachis stenosperma cultivar V10309 chromosome 5, arast.V10309.gnm1.PFL2, whole genome shotgun sequence genomic window:
- the LOC130982062 gene encoding uncharacterized protein LOC130982062 isoform X3, which translates to MLYECGKDEIVIELCMIQSNSQLHLQTYITFSIFTSQNCVVLLYFCGTMNFLMRSSSSSYSERTPLPPPRSASGSNLEKLASQDSHARHGDDATIAGLVPSLPNKHLDVSVEEGFITIPFKELPENWNHVPDIQSLCSLDRSFLFPGEQVYILACLSASKQDTDMITPVATAMSKNGVGQSLERENENIKNRNNLISREGQLSTSVEEHLEDFIDGESLCRMEAQKRRTELLLQKFENSRFFVRISEFDEPLWSKRGSAINFFNPSDANGLKALNIQIEEPTLSSTGVVIDRGNFNATTSGGLVRDSVKCSALPNGDIVILLQMNVGVDSLKDPCIEVLQFEKCPERKLPINDHFEVEHTNEDPCAELLNWMLPLDNNLSPRLQSPPNLRRYSMSSLPQSMSSPSGYLKAVSSMSNFLENRDQILSNSYLRRKFALEGLLSFRGVSLEQERFSVCCGLEGLHTPGRRWRRKLEIVQPLEIHSFAADCNSEDLLCIQMKNVAPSNVPDIVIFIDTISVVLEETTRNGPMPSLLISCVEAGNDHSLPNLTLRRGEEHSFVVKPATSMKKSINIQHDTSSQFSKQFQNRTSKLSLDGRNPTLINDQYAIVVSYRCNYTASRLFFKQQTSWRPCTSKDIMISVSSEMLGQYPRPYATCQLPVQIF; encoded by the exons ATGTTGTATGAGTGTGGGAAAGATGAGATTGTGATAGAGCTTTGTATGATCCAATCCAACTCGCAACTGCACCTTCAAACTTACATTACGTTCTCCATCTTTACATCACAG AATTGCGTCGTTCTCCTTTATTTTTGTGGCACAATGAATTTTTTGATGCGGTCTTCGTCGAGTTCATACTCGGAACGAACACCGCTTCCGCCCCCTAGGTCTGCGTCTGGGTCTAATCTTGAGAAGCTGGCGTCTCAGGATTCGCACGCGCGCCATGGCGATGATGCCACCATCGCTGGTCTTGTTCCAAGCTTACCAAATAAGCATCTTGATGTTTCTGTAGAAGAAGGGTTCATCACTATTCCATTCA AGGAACTTCCTGAAAACTGGAATCACGTTCCAGATATACAGTCCCTGTGCTCACTTGACCGTTCATTTCTTTTTCCTG GTGAACAAGTTTATATCTTGGCATGCTTGTCTGCATCTAAGCAGGATACGGACATGATTACTCCAGTTGCTACAGCGATGAGTAAGAATGGCGTAGGTCAAAGCCTTGagagagaaaatgaaaacatTAAAAACAGAAACAATTTAATATCTAGAGAAGGGCAATTAAGTACCAGTGTTGAAGAGCATCTGGAAGATTTTATTGATGGTGAATCCCTTTGTAGGATGGAGGCACAGAAAAGACGAACTGAATTGTTGTTACAAAAATTTGAGAATTCACGCTTCTTTGTGAGGATTTCAGAATTTGATGAACCCTTGTGGTCCAAAAGAGGCAGtgcaataaatttttttaacccTTCTGATGCAAATGGCCTAAAGGCTTTAAATATTCAAATTGAAGAGCCTACATTGTCTTCTACCGGAGTGGTTATTGATAGAGGAAATTTTAATGCCACCACTTCTGGAGGATTGGTGAGAGATTCTGTTAAGTGTTCTGCTCTTCCTAATGGAGACATCGTG ATTCTTTTACAGATGAATGTTGGTGTAGACTCTCTTAAAGATCCTTGTATTGAAGTTCTCCAATTTGAAAAGTGTCCAGAGAGAAAACTGCCTATCAATGACCACTTCGAGGTAGAACATACAAATGAGGATCCATGTGCTGAATTGTTAAATTGGATGCTTCCATTGGATAACAATCTTTCACCTCGCCTGCAATCTCCTCCTAATTTAAGACGTTACTCCATGTCATCATTACCCCAAAGTATGAGCAGTCCATCTGGTTATTTAAAAGCAGTTAGTTCTATGTCAAACTTCCTTGAGAACAGGGATCAAATCCTATCTAACAGTTACTTGAGGAGAAAATTTGCATTGGAAGGACTACTATCTTTTCGAGGAGTCTCTTTGGAGCAAGAaagattttctgtctgttgtgGATTAGAAGGCCTCCATACTCCAGGAAGAAGATGGAGAAGAAAACTTGAGATAGTACAACCTTTGGAGATTCACTCTTTTGCTGCTGACTGCAACTCAGAGGATCTTCTTTGTATTCAGATGAAG AATGTCGCTCCTTCAAATGTTCCTGATATTGTGATATTTATAGATACAATATCTGTTGTTTTGGAGGAGACAACAAGAAATGGACCAATGCCATCATTACTGATTTCATGTGTTGAAGCTGGAAATGACCATTCTTTACCAAATCTAACCCTTAG GAGAGGTGAAGAGCATTCTTTTGTCGTTAAACCAGCCACTTCTATGAAGAAGAGTATCAATATTCAACACGATACAAGTTCTCAATTTTCAAAACAATTTCAAAATAGAACATCAAAATTAAGTCTGGATGGAAGAAACCCTACTTTGATTAATGATCAGTATGCAATTGTGGTGTCATACCGGTGCAATTATACAG CATCAAGGTTGTTCTTTAAACAACAAACTAGTTGGCGACCATGCACCTCTAAGGATATTATGATCTCTGTTTCATCAGAGATGTTAGGACAATATCCAAGACCTTATGCAACCTGCCAACTTCCTGTGCAG ATTTTTTAG
- the LOC130982062 gene encoding uncharacterized protein LOC130982062 isoform X4 yields MITPVATAMSKNGVGQSLERENENIKNRNNLISREGQLSTSVEEHLEDFIDGESLCRMEAQKRRTELLLQKFENSRFFVRISEFDEPLWSKRGSAINFFNPSDANGLKALNIQIEEPTLSSTGVVIDRGNFNATTSGGLVRDSVKCSALPNGDIVILLQMNVGVDSLKDPCIEVLQFEKCPERKLPINDHFEVEHTNEDPCAELLNWMLPLDNNLSPRLQSPPNLRRYSMSSLPQSMSSPSGYLKAVSSMSNFLENRDQILSNSYLRRKFALEGLLSFRGVSLEQERFSVCCGLEGLHTPGRRWRRKLEIVQPLEIHSFAADCNSEDLLCIQMKNVAPSNVPDIVIFIDTISVVLEETTRNGPMPSLLISCVEAGNDHSLPNLTLRRGEEHSFVVKPATSMKKSINIQHDTSSQFSKQFQNRTSKLSLDGRNPTLINDQYAIVVSYRCNYTASRLFFKQQTSWRPCTSKDIMISVSSEMLGQYPRPYATCQLPVQILTLQASNLTSEDLTLTMLSPASFSLPPSLVSLSSPTTPRSPFIGFADFLGRVNSGRSSGATQPSTVEENGEKSSTSEAKAVSTSDVVPNSGLSCTHLWLQSKVPLGCIPAQSIATVRLELLPLTDGIITLDSLQIDVKEKGITYTPGCALKINSTSSIPKGIS; encoded by the exons ATGATTACTCCAGTTGCTACAGCGATGAGTAAGAATGGCGTAGGTCAAAGCCTTGagagagaaaatgaaaacatTAAAAACAGAAACAATTTAATATCTAGAGAAGGGCAATTAAGTACCAGTGTTGAAGAGCATCTGGAAGATTTTATTGATGGTGAATCCCTTTGTAGGATGGAGGCACAGAAAAGACGAACTGAATTGTTGTTACAAAAATTTGAGAATTCACGCTTCTTTGTGAGGATTTCAGAATTTGATGAACCCTTGTGGTCCAAAAGAGGCAGtgcaataaatttttttaacccTTCTGATGCAAATGGCCTAAAGGCTTTAAATATTCAAATTGAAGAGCCTACATTGTCTTCTACCGGAGTGGTTATTGATAGAGGAAATTTTAATGCCACCACTTCTGGAGGATTGGTGAGAGATTCTGTTAAGTGTTCTGCTCTTCCTAATGGAGACATCGTG ATTCTTTTACAGATGAATGTTGGTGTAGACTCTCTTAAAGATCCTTGTATTGAAGTTCTCCAATTTGAAAAGTGTCCAGAGAGAAAACTGCCTATCAATGACCACTTCGAGGTAGAACATACAAATGAGGATCCATGTGCTGAATTGTTAAATTGGATGCTTCCATTGGATAACAATCTTTCACCTCGCCTGCAATCTCCTCCTAATTTAAGACGTTACTCCATGTCATCATTACCCCAAAGTATGAGCAGTCCATCTGGTTATTTAAAAGCAGTTAGTTCTATGTCAAACTTCCTTGAGAACAGGGATCAAATCCTATCTAACAGTTACTTGAGGAGAAAATTTGCATTGGAAGGACTACTATCTTTTCGAGGAGTCTCTTTGGAGCAAGAaagattttctgtctgttgtgGATTAGAAGGCCTCCATACTCCAGGAAGAAGATGGAGAAGAAAACTTGAGATAGTACAACCTTTGGAGATTCACTCTTTTGCTGCTGACTGCAACTCAGAGGATCTTCTTTGTATTCAGATGAAG AATGTCGCTCCTTCAAATGTTCCTGATATTGTGATATTTATAGATACAATATCTGTTGTTTTGGAGGAGACAACAAGAAATGGACCAATGCCATCATTACTGATTTCATGTGTTGAAGCTGGAAATGACCATTCTTTACCAAATCTAACCCTTAG GAGAGGTGAAGAGCATTCTTTTGTCGTTAAACCAGCCACTTCTATGAAGAAGAGTATCAATATTCAACACGATACAAGTTCTCAATTTTCAAAACAATTTCAAAATAGAACATCAAAATTAAGTCTGGATGGAAGAAACCCTACTTTGATTAATGATCAGTATGCAATTGTGGTGTCATACCGGTGCAATTATACAG CATCAAGGTTGTTCTTTAAACAACAAACTAGTTGGCGACCATGCACCTCTAAGGATATTATGATCTCTGTTTCATCAGAGATGTTAGGACAATATCCAAGACCTTATGCAACCTGCCAACTTCCTGTGCAG ATCCTAACTCTGCAAGCTTCAAATTTAACATCTGAAGATCTAACTTTAACAATGCTATCTCCTGCATCCTTTAGTTTACCCCCATCATTGGTCTCCTTGAGTTCTCCAACGACTCCAAGAAGTCCTTTTATTGGTTTCGCAGATTTTTTAGGAAGAGTAAATAGTGGAAGGAGTAGTGGTGCCACCCAGCCGTCAACTGTTGAAGAAAATGGGGAAAAAAGTTCTACTAGTGAAGCTAAGGCAGTTTCTACAAGTGATGTTGTTCCTAATTCTGGCCTGAGTTGTACTCATCTATGGTTGCAGAGCAAAGTTCCGCTCGG GTGTATTCCAGCTCAATCTATAGCAACTGTCAGGCTTGAACTACTCCCACTGACAGATGGCATAATTACACTTGACTCTCTGCAAATTGATGTTAAGGAAAAAG GTATTACTTATACCCCTGGGTGCGCTCTAAAGATAAATTCAACTTCCAGTATTCCGAAGGGGATTAGTTAG
- the LOC130982062 gene encoding uncharacterized protein LOC130982062 isoform X1, with protein sequence MLYECGKDEIVIELCMIQSNSQLHLQTYITFSIFTSQNCVVLLYFCGTMNFLMRSSSSSYSERTPLPPPRSASGSNLEKLASQDSHARHGDDATIAGLVPSLPNKHLDVSVEEGFITIPFKELPENWNHVPDIQSLCSLDRSFLFPGEQVYILACLSASKQDTDMITPVATAMSKNGVGQSLERENENIKNRNNLISREGQLSTSVEEHLEDFIDGESLCRMEAQKRRTELLLQKFENSRFFVRISEFDEPLWSKRGSAINFFNPSDANGLKALNIQIEEPTLSSTGVVIDRGNFNATTSGGLVRDSVKCSALPNGDIVILLQMNVGVDSLKDPCIEVLQFEKCPERKLPINDHFEVEHTNEDPCAELLNWMLPLDNNLSPRLQSPPNLRRYSMSSLPQSMSSPSGYLKAVSSMSNFLENRDQILSNSYLRRKFALEGLLSFRGVSLEQERFSVCCGLEGLHTPGRRWRRKLEIVQPLEIHSFAADCNSEDLLCIQMKNVAPSNVPDIVIFIDTISVVLEETTRNGPMPSLLISCVEAGNDHSLPNLTLRRGEEHSFVVKPATSMKKSINIQHDTSSQFSKQFQNRTSKLSLDGRNPTLINDQYAIVVSYRCNYTASRLFFKQQTSWRPCTSKDIMISVSSEMLGQYPRPYATCQLPVQILTLQASNLTSEDLTLTMLSPASFSLPPSLVSLSSPTTPRSPFIGFADFLGRVNSGRSSGATQPSTVEENGEKSSTSEAKAVSTSDVVPNSGLSCTHLWLQSKVPLGCIPAQSIATVRLELLPLTDGIITLDSLQIDVKEKGITYTPGCALKINSTSSIPKGIS encoded by the exons ATGTTGTATGAGTGTGGGAAAGATGAGATTGTGATAGAGCTTTGTATGATCCAATCCAACTCGCAACTGCACCTTCAAACTTACATTACGTTCTCCATCTTTACATCACAG AATTGCGTCGTTCTCCTTTATTTTTGTGGCACAATGAATTTTTTGATGCGGTCTTCGTCGAGTTCATACTCGGAACGAACACCGCTTCCGCCCCCTAGGTCTGCGTCTGGGTCTAATCTTGAGAAGCTGGCGTCTCAGGATTCGCACGCGCGCCATGGCGATGATGCCACCATCGCTGGTCTTGTTCCAAGCTTACCAAATAAGCATCTTGATGTTTCTGTAGAAGAAGGGTTCATCACTATTCCATTCA AGGAACTTCCTGAAAACTGGAATCACGTTCCAGATATACAGTCCCTGTGCTCACTTGACCGTTCATTTCTTTTTCCTG GTGAACAAGTTTATATCTTGGCATGCTTGTCTGCATCTAAGCAGGATACGGACATGATTACTCCAGTTGCTACAGCGATGAGTAAGAATGGCGTAGGTCAAAGCCTTGagagagaaaatgaaaacatTAAAAACAGAAACAATTTAATATCTAGAGAAGGGCAATTAAGTACCAGTGTTGAAGAGCATCTGGAAGATTTTATTGATGGTGAATCCCTTTGTAGGATGGAGGCACAGAAAAGACGAACTGAATTGTTGTTACAAAAATTTGAGAATTCACGCTTCTTTGTGAGGATTTCAGAATTTGATGAACCCTTGTGGTCCAAAAGAGGCAGtgcaataaatttttttaacccTTCTGATGCAAATGGCCTAAAGGCTTTAAATATTCAAATTGAAGAGCCTACATTGTCTTCTACCGGAGTGGTTATTGATAGAGGAAATTTTAATGCCACCACTTCTGGAGGATTGGTGAGAGATTCTGTTAAGTGTTCTGCTCTTCCTAATGGAGACATCGTG ATTCTTTTACAGATGAATGTTGGTGTAGACTCTCTTAAAGATCCTTGTATTGAAGTTCTCCAATTTGAAAAGTGTCCAGAGAGAAAACTGCCTATCAATGACCACTTCGAGGTAGAACATACAAATGAGGATCCATGTGCTGAATTGTTAAATTGGATGCTTCCATTGGATAACAATCTTTCACCTCGCCTGCAATCTCCTCCTAATTTAAGACGTTACTCCATGTCATCATTACCCCAAAGTATGAGCAGTCCATCTGGTTATTTAAAAGCAGTTAGTTCTATGTCAAACTTCCTTGAGAACAGGGATCAAATCCTATCTAACAGTTACTTGAGGAGAAAATTTGCATTGGAAGGACTACTATCTTTTCGAGGAGTCTCTTTGGAGCAAGAaagattttctgtctgttgtgGATTAGAAGGCCTCCATACTCCAGGAAGAAGATGGAGAAGAAAACTTGAGATAGTACAACCTTTGGAGATTCACTCTTTTGCTGCTGACTGCAACTCAGAGGATCTTCTTTGTATTCAGATGAAG AATGTCGCTCCTTCAAATGTTCCTGATATTGTGATATTTATAGATACAATATCTGTTGTTTTGGAGGAGACAACAAGAAATGGACCAATGCCATCATTACTGATTTCATGTGTTGAAGCTGGAAATGACCATTCTTTACCAAATCTAACCCTTAG GAGAGGTGAAGAGCATTCTTTTGTCGTTAAACCAGCCACTTCTATGAAGAAGAGTATCAATATTCAACACGATACAAGTTCTCAATTTTCAAAACAATTTCAAAATAGAACATCAAAATTAAGTCTGGATGGAAGAAACCCTACTTTGATTAATGATCAGTATGCAATTGTGGTGTCATACCGGTGCAATTATACAG CATCAAGGTTGTTCTTTAAACAACAAACTAGTTGGCGACCATGCACCTCTAAGGATATTATGATCTCTGTTTCATCAGAGATGTTAGGACAATATCCAAGACCTTATGCAACCTGCCAACTTCCTGTGCAG ATCCTAACTCTGCAAGCTTCAAATTTAACATCTGAAGATCTAACTTTAACAATGCTATCTCCTGCATCCTTTAGTTTACCCCCATCATTGGTCTCCTTGAGTTCTCCAACGACTCCAAGAAGTCCTTTTATTGGTTTCGCAGATTTTTTAGGAAGAGTAAATAGTGGAAGGAGTAGTGGTGCCACCCAGCCGTCAACTGTTGAAGAAAATGGGGAAAAAAGTTCTACTAGTGAAGCTAAGGCAGTTTCTACAAGTGATGTTGTTCCTAATTCTGGCCTGAGTTGTACTCATCTATGGTTGCAGAGCAAAGTTCCGCTCGG GTGTATTCCAGCTCAATCTATAGCAACTGTCAGGCTTGAACTACTCCCACTGACAGATGGCATAATTACACTTGACTCTCTGCAAATTGATGTTAAGGAAAAAG GTATTACTTATACCCCTGGGTGCGCTCTAAAGATAAATTCAACTTCCAGTATTCCGAAGGGGATTAGTTAG
- the LOC130982062 gene encoding uncharacterized protein LOC130982062 isoform X2, producing the protein MLYECGKDEIVIELCMIQSNSQLHLQTYITFSIFTSQNCVVLLYFCGTMNFLMRSSSSSYSERTPLPPPRSASGSNLEKLASQDSHARHGDDATIAGLVPSLPNKHLDVSVEEGFITIPFKELPENWNHVPDIQSLCSLDRSFLFPGEQVYILACLSASKQDTDMITPVATAMSKNGVGQSLERENENIKNRNNLISREGQLSTSVEEHLEDFIDGESLCRMEAQKRRTELLLQKFENSRFFVRISEFDEPLWSKRGSAINFFNPSDANGLKALNIQIEEPTLSSTGVVIDRGNFNATTSGGLVRDSVKCSALPNGDIVILLQMNVGVDSLKDPCIEVLQFEKCPERKLPINDHFEVEHTNEDPCAELLNWMLPLDNNLSPRLQSPPNLRRYSMSSLPQSMSSPSGYLKAVSSMSNFLENRDQILSNSYLRRKFALEGLLSFRGVSLEQERFSVCCGLEGLHTPGRRWRRKLEIVQPLEIHSFAADCNSEDLLCIQMKNVAPSNVPDIVIFIDTISVVLEETTRNGPMPSLLISCVEAGNDHSLPNLTLRRGEEHSFVVKPATSMKKSINIQHDTSSQFSKQFQNRTSKLSLDGRNPTLINDQYAIVVSYRCNYTDFLGRVNSGRSSGATQPSTVEENGEKSSTSEAKAVSTSDVVPNSGLSCTHLWLQSKVPLGCIPAQSIATVRLELLPLTDGIITLDSLQIDVKEKGITYTPGCALKINSTSSIPKGIS; encoded by the exons ATGTTGTATGAGTGTGGGAAAGATGAGATTGTGATAGAGCTTTGTATGATCCAATCCAACTCGCAACTGCACCTTCAAACTTACATTACGTTCTCCATCTTTACATCACAG AATTGCGTCGTTCTCCTTTATTTTTGTGGCACAATGAATTTTTTGATGCGGTCTTCGTCGAGTTCATACTCGGAACGAACACCGCTTCCGCCCCCTAGGTCTGCGTCTGGGTCTAATCTTGAGAAGCTGGCGTCTCAGGATTCGCACGCGCGCCATGGCGATGATGCCACCATCGCTGGTCTTGTTCCAAGCTTACCAAATAAGCATCTTGATGTTTCTGTAGAAGAAGGGTTCATCACTATTCCATTCA AGGAACTTCCTGAAAACTGGAATCACGTTCCAGATATACAGTCCCTGTGCTCACTTGACCGTTCATTTCTTTTTCCTG GTGAACAAGTTTATATCTTGGCATGCTTGTCTGCATCTAAGCAGGATACGGACATGATTACTCCAGTTGCTACAGCGATGAGTAAGAATGGCGTAGGTCAAAGCCTTGagagagaaaatgaaaacatTAAAAACAGAAACAATTTAATATCTAGAGAAGGGCAATTAAGTACCAGTGTTGAAGAGCATCTGGAAGATTTTATTGATGGTGAATCCCTTTGTAGGATGGAGGCACAGAAAAGACGAACTGAATTGTTGTTACAAAAATTTGAGAATTCACGCTTCTTTGTGAGGATTTCAGAATTTGATGAACCCTTGTGGTCCAAAAGAGGCAGtgcaataaatttttttaacccTTCTGATGCAAATGGCCTAAAGGCTTTAAATATTCAAATTGAAGAGCCTACATTGTCTTCTACCGGAGTGGTTATTGATAGAGGAAATTTTAATGCCACCACTTCTGGAGGATTGGTGAGAGATTCTGTTAAGTGTTCTGCTCTTCCTAATGGAGACATCGTG ATTCTTTTACAGATGAATGTTGGTGTAGACTCTCTTAAAGATCCTTGTATTGAAGTTCTCCAATTTGAAAAGTGTCCAGAGAGAAAACTGCCTATCAATGACCACTTCGAGGTAGAACATACAAATGAGGATCCATGTGCTGAATTGTTAAATTGGATGCTTCCATTGGATAACAATCTTTCACCTCGCCTGCAATCTCCTCCTAATTTAAGACGTTACTCCATGTCATCATTACCCCAAAGTATGAGCAGTCCATCTGGTTATTTAAAAGCAGTTAGTTCTATGTCAAACTTCCTTGAGAACAGGGATCAAATCCTATCTAACAGTTACTTGAGGAGAAAATTTGCATTGGAAGGACTACTATCTTTTCGAGGAGTCTCTTTGGAGCAAGAaagattttctgtctgttgtgGATTAGAAGGCCTCCATACTCCAGGAAGAAGATGGAGAAGAAAACTTGAGATAGTACAACCTTTGGAGATTCACTCTTTTGCTGCTGACTGCAACTCAGAGGATCTTCTTTGTATTCAGATGAAG AATGTCGCTCCTTCAAATGTTCCTGATATTGTGATATTTATAGATACAATATCTGTTGTTTTGGAGGAGACAACAAGAAATGGACCAATGCCATCATTACTGATTTCATGTGTTGAAGCTGGAAATGACCATTCTTTACCAAATCTAACCCTTAG GAGAGGTGAAGAGCATTCTTTTGTCGTTAAACCAGCCACTTCTATGAAGAAGAGTATCAATATTCAACACGATACAAGTTCTCAATTTTCAAAACAATTTCAAAATAGAACATCAAAATTAAGTCTGGATGGAAGAAACCCTACTTTGATTAATGATCAGTATGCAATTGTGGTGTCATACCGGTGCAATTATACAG ATTTTTTAGGAAGAGTAAATAGTGGAAGGAGTAGTGGTGCCACCCAGCCGTCAACTGTTGAAGAAAATGGGGAAAAAAGTTCTACTAGTGAAGCTAAGGCAGTTTCTACAAGTGATGTTGTTCCTAATTCTGGCCTGAGTTGTACTCATCTATGGTTGCAGAGCAAAGTTCCGCTCGG GTGTATTCCAGCTCAATCTATAGCAACTGTCAGGCTTGAACTACTCCCACTGACAGATGGCATAATTACACTTGACTCTCTGCAAATTGATGTTAAGGAAAAAG GTATTACTTATACCCCTGGGTGCGCTCTAAAGATAAATTCAACTTCCAGTATTCCGAAGGGGATTAGTTAG